In Gemmatimonadota bacterium, the sequence GGGCCACAGCCCTGCTTCTGCTGGCTGCCTCGGGGTGCGCGCGAGAGGCCCCGGACCCGGATCCGCTTCCCGTGCTGGGCGCGGTCCTGCCGCTGTCGGGGCCCTACGCGGACGCCGGAACGGAAGTGCTGGCTGGATTGCGCATGGCGGCGGCTTCTCCTGGCCAGCTTGCTTTTGAGTTGCGCGTTGCTGACGGGCTGGGCACTCCCACCGGGACGCTGGCCGCGCTCCAGTTGCTGGCGGCGGACTCCTCGGTGGTCGGTATCGTCGGGGGGTGGATTGCCGCAAACGGGCGCATACTGAGCGCGGCGCCGCTGGAGAACCCGCCGGTCCGCCTTCTGCTCTCTCCGCTGGCGTTCACGGGACCCTCCTCCGGCGGCGATGGCGTCTTTGCCCTCCATCGGATTGAGTCGCTGGGCGTCGCGGCCGCAGGGTTCGCCCGGGAGGATCTGGGTGCGTCGCTGGCCGGGATCGTCGGGTCGGACGCCAGCGAGGCGTCGCGTCTCTTGCGTGCGGGGTTCGCTCACGAGTTTGAAGGCGAAGGCGGGCGGATTCTGTGGACCCTCTCGCCGGACCCCTCCGGGCGAGTGGCTCCGCCTCCGTCGGGAGGGGAACGCCCGGATGTGGTGTTCGTTGCCGGGCCGTCCGACTGGGCCGGGAGCGTGCCCATTCCCCGGGGAAGGCGTGAGAGTCCCCCTGCGTTTCTCTTCCCGGAGGGGTGGAATCTCGATGCGGCAGCCTCCCTGGGGGAGAAGGGGGCCGCGGCGTATCGCGTGTCCTTCTTCAGCGACACGGGGACTTCTCCGGGGTGCCGCCGGCTTCGGGAGGAATGCACGCTGGCGGGAGTGCGCCTGACCCCGGCGCTGGCCGCCGGGTGGGATGCGGCACGGCTTCTCTCGCTGGGTATGGCGCGGGGAGGGGCAAGCCGGAGTGGCCTTGCCGGAGCGCTTCCTTTTGTGGAAGGGCACGACGGCGCTTCCGGACCGGTCCCGGTGTCGCGAAGCGGAACTCTCCGGGAGGCGCCGGCGGTTTCCTCTCTCGGGGGAGGAGGTCCGGTGTTCCTCCGACGGGTCGAGGCCATTCTTCCCGCAGAGGACTGATCGCCCCATCCCGCGCGGGCAGCGGCTTTCGGGATCCGCTTGACTCCACGCGGGGTGCGTCGCACCATGCTCACCGCGGACGGTCGCAACCCGGGAGGCCGCCATCCGCACCCTCTGGCCGACGCACGCCGACTCCCTTCGGGTGGGCCCTCACCGCCATGAAGTGCCACCGCAATGCTCTTCGCCGGATTCCCTCGGTTGATCGGGTGCTTGGTGCTCCCGTTCTCCACGACCTTCTTCGGGATGAACCGCGTCCTCTCGTCCTTCGATTCGTGCGAGCTCATCTGGAGGGTCTTCGCGCACGGATTCTGAGCGGCGACATGGAACCCACTCCATCGCCCGAAGAGGTGGCTGCGGATATCGCGCGGCGTGTCCGGGAGCGTCCTCGCGGTCTTGCCCGTGTGTTGAACGCCACGGGAGTGGTCCTCCACACCAACCTGGGTCGTGCGCGTCTGGCGCCGGAAGCGGTGGAGGCCGTTCTGGAGGCGGCGGGAGGCGCGTGCGATCTGGAGTTCGATCTCGAGACCGGCCGGAGGTCCCGGCGGGGTGTGCATGTGGAAGAACGCCTGGTCGAAGTCTCCGGGTTCGAATCCGCCCTGGTGGTGAACAACAACGCGGGCGGTCTCGTTCTGGCTCTGAACGAACTGTCCCAGGGGCGCGAGGCCATTGTCTCCCGGGGAGAGCTCGTTGAGATTGGCGGGTCGTTCCGGATTCCGGATGTGATGGCACGAACGGGTGCCAGGCTGGTGGAAGTGGGGACCACGAACCGCACCCACCTTGCGGATTACGAACAGGCGATCGGTCCGGACACGGCGGTTCTCGTCAAGGTGCATCGGTCGAACTTCCGGCAGGAGGGATTCGTCTCCGAACCGACGCTCGCGGAACTGGTGGAAGTGGGTCGGCATCGGGGGGTTCCCGTTCTCCACGATCTGGGGAGCGGACTTCTCCGCGCCATTGCCGGGGCCGAATCGGAGCCCACGCTGGCCGAGAGTCTTGCCGCCGGAGTGGACCTGGTGGCCATGTCGGGGGACAAACTGCTTGGGGGTCCACAAGCCGGGATTCTCCTGGGCAGGCGTGAACTTGTGGACCGGCTCCGGGGGAACCCGCTGGCCCGCGCTCTTCGCGTGGACAAGATGACGCTCGCAGCGCTTGCGGCGACGCTGGATCTGCTGGAAGATGGCGACCGGGCGGTGGAGCGCGTGCCCACACTGCGCTCGCTGGTGGCGACCCCGGCGGAACTGGAGTCTCGGGCTTCGTGGATCGCGGAGGGGCTCTCGGCCATTCCGGGCATGACGGTCCGCACGATGCCCGGTCTCGGAGAGGTCGGCGGAGGCGCAGTTCCGGCAAGGGGACTGCCGACCACCATGGTCGGGTTGTCGCTGCAAGGGATGTCGGCGCGGAATCTGGCGGAGGAACTTCGTCGGATGCCGCTTCCTGTGGTTGCGCGGATCGTGGATGAAGAGGTGCTCCTCGATCCACGCAGTCTGGATCCGGGTGAGGATGCGGAGTGTGTTCGGGCCATTGCGGAATGGTCTGAACGCCGGGGAGGATGAGGGGATCATGACCACTTGGACGGGCTTTCGTTCACCCGAAGCGGCTTCCGAGGATTTGGGAGTGCCCCTTCTGGGAGTGCTCGCGTCACCGGAGGCCCAGGGCACGCACCACCCCGTCCGACCTCCCGCCACAGACGACATCCCTGCGTTTCGCCAGGTGGCTCGTGCGGTGGCGGCGCTTCTGCATGCCCGACCGGGCCCGGTCTGTCTTGTCGGGGATATGCCCCCCGCCGCGCGAAGTGCGGTCTCTTCAGGGATCGCGTGGGCATTGGCCGAATCCGCTCCGGTGGTGCTGGTGGATGCAGATATTCGGTCGGCCTGTCTGGCGTTTGATGATCAGGGGCGCGCGCAGGAAGGGCTGGTGGATGTGCTCCGCTACGGTGTTCGGTCCCCTCGTGTTGTCGCTCCGACGGAAGTCCCGGGCGTTCATTTGCTTCCCGCGGGATCGGGCACGGTGGATGTGGAGGGAACCTACCGATCCGAGTCCGTTGCCTCGCTCTTCGAAGATCTGGGGAGTGGTGGAGATCTCGTACTGGTGCACGGACCGGATGCTGCGGACATGATCTCAGCGAAACGGTTCTTTTCCAGCATTCCGACCGTGCTTCTCCTCCACGAGTTCGGATACTCGGAAGCGGAGCGAACGCGGTCCGTCGCCACGACCGTGGGCGCGGAGCGTTGCGCGGGACTGATCACGATCGGGGAGTCCGGGGCTGATGAGGAAGTGCACGCCACCGACCCGGCGGACGAACCGATCGTCGAGCAGGGGCCGACGGCCTATCCGGGCGCAGACTCCGGGAGAGTGGCGGACCTCGTGGACGAGTTCGCGTCCGGGCAAACGGACGGAACTCCTTCCACCGACGCGCGAAGCCATGCCCGGACCTTCCTTTGGCTGGCGGGAGCCGCCCTTGCGGCAACGCTGTTGATCCTGCTGCCGAAGTGGAGCGGGCGCTTCGCCGAGCCGCCCGCCGAGGCGCCCCCGGTCGCCGGGACGCCGCCTGCCGAGCCGCCGGTGGTGGGGCCTCGCTTTGGCGTTCATGTGACATCATTCCGCTCGCCGGAACTGGCCGCTCACGAGGTTTCGCTCCTTGTGGGCGCAGGAGTGCCTGCCGTCCATCGTCGGGTGGATGTGCCGGGACAGGGAAGCTGGTTTCGCGTATTTGCGGGACCGTGCGATACGCGCGAGGAGGCGAACCGCCTTCTTGCCCACATCCGTGAACAGGACATTCGGGGTTTCGCTCAGGTCCGGATCCTCCCCCCCGGGGAATCCGCGGACGGGTCGGGCGGGGGATGGGAGAATCGATGAATCTCAAGAAGATTGAGCTGTTCGGGTTCAAGTCTTTCATGCGGAAGCTGGACTTCCACTTCAGCGACGGGATCACCGTCATCGTGGGTCCGAACGGGTGTGGCAAGACGAATGTCACGGATGCACTGCGATGGGTTCTCGGCGAGACGAACGCACGCATGTTGCGCGGGAGCCGGATGGAGGATCTCATCTTCAACGGCGCGGGCGCATACAAGCCGTTGAATGTTGCGGAGGTCAGCCTTTCGATCGACAACTCCTCGGGCATTCTCCCCACGGAGTACACGGAAGTCACCGTGACTCGTCGTGTTCTGCGCAACGGCGAGTCCGAGTTTCTCCTGAACAAGATTCCCTGTCGCCTGAAGGACATCACCGAACTCCTCATGGACACGGGGCTGGGCAGCAGGGCGTACTCCATCATCGAGCGGGACATGGTCGAGATGGTCCTGTCGGATCAGCCGGAGAAGCGACGCGAGCTTCTGGAAGAGGCGGCCGGAATCAGCAAGTACAAGACCCGCGAAAGGCAGGCCCGGCGAAAGCTGGAAGCCACCGACGAAGACCTCCAGCGAATCACCGACATCCTTGCCGAAGTGGAGCGTCAGGTGCGCTCCCTGAAGCGGCAGGTGGGCGCGGCTCGCCGGTATCAGGAAGTACGGGATCGGCTGAAGGGGCTGGAAGTGTCGCTGGCCGCGTGTGATCTCTCGTCCATTCACAAGGAGAGGGCTTCGCTGGACGAGGGGGTTGCGGAACATCGTACGGAGCGTGACGGCGCGCAGGCCCGGATTGCGGCCATGGAGGCGTCGATTGAGGAACTGCGCCTGAAGTCCGCGGACGCGGAGACGCGGCTGTCAGGAATCCAGTCGGAGGTGGACGAACTGGCGGAGGCCGCCCGGGACGCGGAGTCGAACAACCGCGTGCGGAAGGAGCGTCGCGATGCCTTCTCCGGATCGGCACGACGCCTCGCCTCCGAGAAGGAGGATCTGACGCGCAGCATTCAGGACGGAACGGAACGGGCGGAGGAACTCCACAGCGAGAGGGAGCAGCGCTCCACGGATCTGGAGGGGTTGGAGGGGGAACTGAAAGAAGCCCGGGAGTCTCTGGATCGGGTGGAGTCAGACCTGGGTGAGAGGCGCTCGGCGCTGGAGTCCGCACGCGAAGCTTCAGCGGGGGCTGCGAAAACGCTTTCGGATCATGTATCAGAACTTTCCGGGATGGTGGCGCACGGGGCGCACCTCGCGGACCGTGATGCGGCGTTGTCGGCGGAGGCGGACTCGCTGCGGCGCGCGTTGGAAGCCCGGCGGGAGGACGCCCGTTCGGAGGCGGACCGATCGGAGCAGTCGCGCACGGAGTGGGAGCGTCTGGAGGAGCGTGCGGCCGAATGCCGTCGGCGGATGGAAACGCTCGAGGAGAAGCGGGAGAACATCCGCGAAGAGGAGAGTGCGCATTCGCTGGAAGCTCAGGCGGCGCAGTCCGCGTTGGAGATGCTTCGGGGTCTGCACGAGAGTTTTGAAGGATACGGCAAGGGTGCGCAGTCGCTGCTGGCGAATGGCGGGAGTGAGCGTCTCACCGCGCTTGCTGACTCACTTCGCGTCCCGCGCGAAGACCTGATCCCCGCGATCGATTCCGCTCTGGAGTCGGCCGCCCATTGCCTGGTCGCCCCGGATTCCGGGGCCGCCGTGGAAGCGGTTCGCTCGTTGAAGGCGGGCGGCGGTCGCGCGACGCTGCTCGACCTGGAGGCGTTCCGGTCGTCAGGCAACGGAGCCACGCTGCCGGAGGTGGCGGATTCGTCCGTAGTAGGCCCGGCGCGATCGTTTCTGGAAGTCAGCGACGAGTTCACGCCGGTGCTGGATGCGCTCCTTGCGAGCGCGGTCATCGTGGAGACGCTGGAGGACGCCGTGCGTCTCTCGAATGTCCCCGCGTATGCGGGATTGCGGTTCATCGCCCGCGACGGAGACTGGGCTTCGGCGCCTGGCGTCATCCATGGCGGAAGTGGCGAACACTCCCCGGGTTCGAGTGTGCTGGGCAGGGCGGGTCGTATCGAGAATCTGGAAGGACTCGTGACGAGCGCGGGGGAGAAGCGGGAAGACGCGCGCCGTCGCGCAGAAGAACTCGCGTCCGAGCGGGATCGCGTTCGGACGGAGATCGAGGAAGCGGACCGTCTTCGGGAAGCAGCACGTCAGGCGGCTTCCGAAGCGGGAACGGCGGTCGAGCGTCTCGGTGCTTCGATTGAGGCGGCGGAAACGCGCGACACCGCGATCCGTGCAGAGCGCGACGAACTCGCGAAGCGGGAGGACGGTCTCTCCCGGGAGCGGGAGAAGTGTGAGCGGATCGTGGAAGAGGCTCGCGCCCAAGAGAAGAGACTGGGCGACGAACAGGCTCTTCGAGAGTCGGAACTGGTCGCGTCCACGGAGGACCGGGACGGCGTGCGCGATCGAGTCCACGGCTGCGAAGTTGCACGAACGAGAGTCGCCGGGGAACGGGAGAAGCTGGAACTGGAGATCGCGCGAATCGAAGAGAGCCGTCGAAGCGACGAAGCGGGGATCAAACGGCGTGACGAGGAGATCGGTTCCATTGATCGCTCCGTGGGAGAGCTGGACCGGAAGATGGACGAGGGGCGTGCCGTCCATGCGGAGCGATCGCGTGAACTGGACGGGCGACGGCATGTGCGCGACGACATCGCCCGGGGGCGCACCGGCGTGTTGGAAGAACTGCGGCAGCATGAAGAAGAACGAAACCGATGGATGCGTCTTCGGGATGACGCCACCGAAGGAGTCCATCAGTCGGAGATGGCACTCACCGGGCTCACCTCGCGGGAGTCCGAACTGGTGGAGCGAATCCGCAGGGAGTTCGAGACGGACCTTACCCTTCCCGATGCCATCGCGGTCCACGGAGATCTGGTGCGGGCACCGGAAGAGGAACAGGAGTCTGCCCGAACGGAGATGGAAGAGCTTCGCACGCAGATTCGTCGGATGGGCGGGGTCAACCTCGTGGCGCTGGACCAGTACGATCGCGAGTTTGCGCGGCAGGAGTTCCTGCAGACGCAGAAGCAGGATCTTGAGGAAGCTCGCGAAGCGCTCCGCCGCACCATTCGCAAGATCAACCGCAAGGCGCGGACGCTGTTCATGGAAACGCTGGAGGAGGTGCGCGTTCACTTCCAGAAGACCTACTCGACGCTGTTCGAAGGCGGACAGGCGGACATTCGCCTCGTCGGGGAAGAGGATCCGCTGAACGCTCCCATCGAGCTCTTTGCACGGCCGAAGGGGAAGAAGCTCGGCAGCATCTCTCTCCTGTCCAGCGGGGAGCGTGCCCTGACGGCGGTGGCCTTCCTGTTCGGAATCTATCTGGTGAAGCCGAGTCCCTTCTGTATCCTGGACGAGGTCGACGCACCGCTGGATGACATGAACATCGGGCGGTTCATCGAGATGCTCCGTGAAGTCGCGGGGAAGACGCAGTTCGTCATGATTACGCACAACAAGAAGACGATGGAAGTGGCGGACTACATCTACGGCGTCACCATGGAAGAGCCGGGAATCTCCAAGCTCGTTTCGGTTCGTCTCGGGCGCGAAGATGCGGATCCCGAGGCGGAACGCGAGCGTCTCCGCGAGATCGATCGCGACGGGGTTCTGGTCGAGGAAGGTGCCGCTTGATCGGGAGGCTGGGTCGCGGATTTGCGCGGCTCCGTGACGGCCTGAAGAAGTCCCGCGACGCGCTCGGTGACGGCGTACGCGGTGCCATTGGCAAGCGCACTGCCGTGGACGAAGAGTTGTGGGAGGAGATCGAGGAACTCCTGATCGTGAGCGATGTCGGACCGGGTACGGCCATGGACATCGTGTCGGATCTGCGCGCGGAGTCGCGCAAGTGGTCGGGGCTTGCGGAAGAGGAACTGCTGGGGGCGCTGCACCGGGCCATCGCGTCGCGTGTCGGGGCGGGGCAGGATGTGGACGCTTTCCCCCGATCCCCACTGGAGGACTCTCCGGCGGTGGTTCTTCTGGTGGGCGTGAACGGAACCGGGAAGACCACGACTGCCGCCAAGCTCGCCCATCGCTTTCTGTCGGAGGAGAAGCGTGTCGTGCTTGCCGCGGCGGATACCTTCCGCGCCGCCGCCGCCGAACAGCTGCAGGTCTGGGGAGAGCGCACGGGAGTCCCCGTCATCCGGGGGGAAGACGGGGGAGATGCCGCCTCCGTCGCGTTTGACGCGCTGCAGTCTGCGATCGCAAAGAAGGCGGATGTCCTGATCGTCGACACCGCCGGGCGACTGCACACCAAGAGTCACCTCATGGAAGAACTGGTGAAGATCCGTCGCGTTCTGGGCCGAGCCCTGGACGGGGCGCCGCAGGAGGTTCTGCTCGTGCTGGATGGAACCACCGGGCAGAATGCGGTGGCGCAGGCCCGGATCTTTTCCGAAACGCTCGGGATCACGGGAGTCATTCTGACGAAGCTCGACGGCACAGCGCGCGGTGGTGTGGTTCTGGCGGTTCATGCGGAACTGGGAGTTCCGATTCGGTTCGTGGGCGTGGGAGAGGGCATGGAAGATCTCCAGGTGTTCGATCCGGCGGCTTTCGCGGAAGCGCTGGCACCGTCTCCCGAGAAGAACCACCGGGAGTGAAAGGGAGCGGGCGAATGCAGGATGATTCCGCACGCCATGAGGGTCCGGAGGAGGTTCGCTCTCAGCGGGATCGGCTGCTGCGCGAGAACGAATCCCTCGGGCGAAGGATCGTGCACAACGATCTGGAGCGGAAGCGCACGGCCGATCAGGTCGCCCATCTCTTCCGGATTACGGCGGCAGTTCTGGCAGCGGGAGATCTGGAAGAACAGCTGGAACTCGTCGCGCACGGGATTGTGACGGCCTGCAACTACCGCCGCTGTCTCATCAACCTGTTTGATGATGAAGGCCGCGTGTGGAAGCGCGCCCACGCGGGGCTCGGGCAGGAGGAAGCCGCGGCACTGACCGAGGCACCGCTGCTCACTCCGGAAGAACGCGCACGCATTCTCGATGAGCGCCACCGCATCGGCAACTCGTACTTCGTGCCGCACGACTCCAGCCTCGCGCAGGACTTGGCGGACACCGGCGTCTCGTCTCGCCGGGCTGAAGATGAGTTCCTCGATTGGCACCCGGAGGACTTCCTCTTCGTCCCGCTCCATGGAATGGACGAGCGTCTTGTCGGTACGGTCTCCGTAGACGATCCGCAGGACGGTCGCCGCCCGACTGCGGGAAGCTTGACGGTCCTGGAACTCTTCGCCCGGGAAGCGGCCTTCGCGATCGAACAGAGCACTCTGCTGCGGAAGCTGGAAGAGACCCGAAGCTACCTGAACAATGTAGTCGCCGGTTCCCGGGACGCCATTGTGACGACGGATGTCGAGGGTCGGATCGTGCTGTGGAATGCGGGCGCGGAACGGATGCTCGGCTGGAAGCAGGAAGAGATTTCCGGGAAGAGTGTTCTGACGGTTTATGAGGACGAG encodes:
- the ftsY gene encoding signal recognition particle-docking protein FtsY, which produces MIGRLGRGFARLRDGLKKSRDALGDGVRGAIGKRTAVDEELWEEIEELLIVSDVGPGTAMDIVSDLRAESRKWSGLAEEELLGALHRAIASRVGAGQDVDAFPRSPLEDSPAVVLLVGVNGTGKTTTAAKLAHRFLSEEKRVVLAAADTFRAAAAEQLQVWGERTGVPVIRGEDGGDAASVAFDALQSAIAKKADVLIVDTAGRLHTKSHLMEELVKIRRVLGRALDGAPQEVLLVLDGTTGQNAVAQARIFSETLGITGVILTKLDGTARGGVVLAVHAELGVPIRFVGVGEGMEDLQVFDPAAFAEALAPSPEKNHRE
- the smc gene encoding chromosome segregation protein SMC, whose product is MNLKKIELFGFKSFMRKLDFHFSDGITVIVGPNGCGKTNVTDALRWVLGETNARMLRGSRMEDLIFNGAGAYKPLNVAEVSLSIDNSSGILPTEYTEVTVTRRVLRNGESEFLLNKIPCRLKDITELLMDTGLGSRAYSIIERDMVEMVLSDQPEKRRELLEEAAGISKYKTRERQARRKLEATDEDLQRITDILAEVERQVRSLKRQVGAARRYQEVRDRLKGLEVSLAACDLSSIHKERASLDEGVAEHRTERDGAQARIAAMEASIEELRLKSADAETRLSGIQSEVDELAEAARDAESNNRVRKERRDAFSGSARRLASEKEDLTRSIQDGTERAEELHSEREQRSTDLEGLEGELKEARESLDRVESDLGERRSALESAREASAGAAKTLSDHVSELSGMVAHGAHLADRDAALSAEADSLRRALEARREDARSEADRSEQSRTEWERLEERAAECRRRMETLEEKRENIREEESAHSLEAQAAQSALEMLRGLHESFEGYGKGAQSLLANGGSERLTALADSLRVPREDLIPAIDSALESAAHCLVAPDSGAAVEAVRSLKAGGGRATLLDLEAFRSSGNGATLPEVADSSVVGPARSFLEVSDEFTPVLDALLASAVIVETLEDAVRLSNVPAYAGLRFIARDGDWASAPGVIHGGSGEHSPGSSVLGRAGRIENLEGLVTSAGEKREDARRRAEELASERDRVRTEIEEADRLREAARQAASEAGTAVERLGASIEAAETRDTAIRAERDELAKREDGLSREREKCERIVEEARAQEKRLGDEQALRESELVASTEDRDGVRDRVHGCEVARTRVAGEREKLELEIARIEESRRSDEAGIKRRDEEIGSIDRSVGELDRKMDEGRAVHAERSRELDGRRHVRDDIARGRTGVLEELRQHEEERNRWMRLRDDATEGVHQSEMALTGLTSRESELVERIRREFETDLTLPDAIAVHGDLVRAPEEEQESARTEMEELRTQIRRMGGVNLVALDQYDREFARQEFLQTQKQDLEEAREALRRTIRKINRKARTLFMETLEEVRVHFQKTYSTLFEGGQADIRLVGEEDPLNAPIELFARPKGKKLGSISLLSSGERALTAVAFLFGIYLVKPSPFCILDEVDAPLDDMNIGRFIEMLREVAGKTQFVMITHNKKTMEVADYIYGVTMEEPGISKLVSVRLGREDADPEAERERLREIDRDGVLVEEGAA
- the selA gene encoding L-seryl-tRNA(Sec) selenium transferase; its protein translation is MKCHRNALRRIPSVDRVLGAPVLHDLLRDEPRPLVLRFVRAHLEGLRARILSGDMEPTPSPEEVAADIARRVRERPRGLARVLNATGVVLHTNLGRARLAPEAVEAVLEAAGGACDLEFDLETGRRSRRGVHVEERLVEVSGFESALVVNNNAGGLVLALNELSQGREAIVSRGELVEIGGSFRIPDVMARTGARLVEVGTTNRTHLADYEQAIGPDTAVLVKVHRSNFRQEGFVSEPTLAELVEVGRHRGVPVLHDLGSGLLRAIAGAESEPTLAESLAAGVDLVAMSGDKLLGGPQAGILLGRRELVDRLRGNPLARALRVDKMTLAALAATLDLLEDGDRAVERVPTLRSLVATPAELESRASWIAEGLSAIPGMTVRTMPGLGEVGGGAVPARGLPTTMVGLSLQGMSARNLAEELRRMPLPVVARIVDEEVLLDPRSLDPGEDAECVRAIAEWSERRGG
- a CDS encoding SPOR domain-containing protein encodes the protein MTTWTGFRSPEAASEDLGVPLLGVLASPEAQGTHHPVRPPATDDIPAFRQVARAVAALLHARPGPVCLVGDMPPAARSAVSSGIAWALAESAPVVLVDADIRSACLAFDDQGRAQEGLVDVLRYGVRSPRVVAPTEVPGVHLLPAGSGTVDVEGTYRSESVASLFEDLGSGGDLVLVHGPDAADMISAKRFFSSIPTVLLLHEFGYSEAERTRSVATTVGAERCAGLITIGESGADEEVHATDPADEPIVEQGPTAYPGADSGRVADLVDEFASGQTDGTPSTDARSHARTFLWLAGAALAATLLILLPKWSGRFAEPPAEAPPVAGTPPAEPPVVGPRFGVHVTSFRSPELAAHEVSLLVGAGVPAVHRRVDVPGQGSWFRVFAGPCDTREEANRLLAHIREQDIRGFAQVRILPPGESADGSGGGWENR
- a CDS encoding ABC transporter substrate-binding protein, which encodes MSDFHRWATALLLLAASGCAREAPDPDPLPVLGAVLPLSGPYADAGTEVLAGLRMAAASPGQLAFELRVADGLGTPTGTLAALQLLAADSSVVGIVGGWIAANGRILSAAPLENPPVRLLLSPLAFTGPSSGGDGVFALHRIESLGVAAAGFAREDLGASLAGIVGSDASEASRLLRAGFAHEFEGEGGRILWTLSPDPSGRVAPPPSGGERPDVVFVAGPSDWAGSVPIPRGRRESPPAFLFPEGWNLDAAASLGEKGAAAYRVSFFSDTGTSPGCRRLREECTLAGVRLTPALAAGWDAARLLSLGMARGGASRSGLAGALPFVEGHDGASGPVPVSRSGTLREAPAVSSLGGGGPVFLRRVEAILPAED